The region TCTATCGTTGGTACAGTTTGATTTTGTGCCATCATTTGAGCTTGCATATTTATAGTATTTGAACCGTACACCAGATTTCCTTTTATTAGATTACTTTTAGTTCAGCCGAGATACTTCCAGAACTTTTCATAGCTTCAAGTATAGCTATTATATCTTTTGAAGATGCTCCAAGTTTTTGCAAAGAACGAACTATATTTGCCACTGTTGTAGTACCTTTTTTAGTATAAAGCTCATTTTGATTTAAGCCTATTACTAAGTTATTATCTACAGGCATAGAACCCTCAGGTTGAGACACATCATCTTGTTCCATTATCTTTATAGTGATATCACCATGAGTTAAAACTATCGGTTTAACTTCTATATCTACTCCAGCAATTATAGTTCCTGTTCTCTCATTTATGATGATTTTATTTTTAGGTTTATATTCCATATCTATCTCTTGGATTTCTGCTAAAAACTCTATCATACTTTTATTTTGTGGACGTTGTAGTTTTATGGTTCTTGGATCCATCGCAACAGCTACTTGAGTGTTATAAAAATCATTTACAGCTTTTTGAATAGCCACGCTATTTTTAAAGTTTGATTCTTTTAGTGAAAGAGTTGCGTAATCTTGATTGTAGAGATCGATATTTATTTCACGCTCTACAAACCCACCATCAAACACAATACCAACAGTTGGATGCGACTCACTTCCTGCACCTCTAGTATTTTTACCACCAATACTAATATGTCCTTGAGCAAGTGCATATATCTTACCATCAACCCCTTTTAATGGAGTCATTAGAAGTGTTCCACCCTCAAGCGATTTGGCATCTCCAATAGATGAAACCGTAATATCAAACTTATCACCTTGACGAGCAAATGGTTTAAGATTTGCAGTTACAACAACAGCTGCAACGTTTTTTGATTTTATATCGCTTGGATTCATATCTATGTTCATGGCTTTTAACATATTTGAGATTGATTGAAGTGTAAATTTTGAAGTAGTTCCATCACCAGTTTTTTTAAGACCAACAACTAAAGAATAACCAATAATCTGATTCTCACGAACTCCAACAATATTTGCAACATCATTGATTTTTGCGGCATATATAGAAGTAAAAGTTAGTAAGAGTAAAATAATTTTTTTCATAGCTTGTCCTTGTTAGCT is a window of uncultured Sulfurimonas sp. DNA encoding:
- a CDS encoding flagellar basal body P-ring protein FlgI, which encodes MKKIILLLLTFTSIYAAKINDVANIVGVRENQIIGYSLVVGLKKTGDGTTSKFTLQSISNMLKAMNIDMNPSDIKSKNVAAVVVTANLKPFARQGDKFDITVSSIGDAKSLEGGTLLMTPLKGVDGKIYALAQGHISIGGKNTRGAGSESHPTVGIVFDGGFVEREINIDLYNQDYATLSLKESNFKNSVAIQKAVNDFYNTQVAVAMDPRTIKLQRPQNKSMIEFLAEIQEIDMEYKPKNKIIINERTGTIIAGVDIEVKPIVLTHGDITIKIMEQDDVSQPEGSMPVDNNLVIGLNQNELYTKKGTTTVANIVRSLQKLGASSKDIIAILEAMKSSGSISAELKVI